A genome region from Nitrosopumilus oxyclinae includes the following:
- a CDS encoding cation diffusion facilitator family transporter, translated as MFVQRTKVLQISLLAIFSAFVVELIFGLISNSLALITDSIHALLDSVVTLVLLLAARWAIKPPDAEHTYGHGKIESLGGLIGGIAIFLIACFFIYESINRLQSPPPSVLPGLFAIIGGLYTIGIDFFRIIILRRSIKKIGGATLKADFYHAFMDLGSTVVAIIGIILVSYGLYFGDFVAALILGILLAVLSVKLIYKTALDLTDVISPELVKKVKEISMSTDGVVDTGSILMRRSGDTIFADITIALRGDTSFDKAHEISDSVERNIKNKIPNASPTIHFEPNWKDVPLDAKISDIAKNVDGVKGVHNVTTHKTKGKIYSNLHVMVERGIDLSSAHKISEIIEQKIQEQISEIEHVTIHLEPFITVPENINIEDVETEEKIKTILEKYPDIKKIGRIVSLKFENILKIDIDCSFNKDLSIEKVHDLTTEIEHIIRTEIDNSVITIHPEPI; from the coding sequence ATGTTTGTTCAAAGAACCAAAGTTTTACAGATTTCACTTTTAGCCATATTTTCAGCATTTGTAGTTGAATTAATTTTTGGACTAATTTCAAACAGTCTTGCCCTCATTACCGACAGCATTCATGCTTTACTAGATAGTGTGGTAACACTAGTTTTACTTTTAGCAGCAAGGTGGGCAATTAAACCTCCAGATGCTGAACATACGTATGGCCATGGAAAGATAGAATCACTTGGAGGATTAATTGGAGGAATAGCAATTTTTCTAATTGCATGTTTTTTCATTTACGAATCAATCAACAGATTACAGAGTCCACCTCCAAGTGTTTTACCAGGATTATTTGCAATAATTGGTGGCCTTTACACAATCGGAATTGACTTTTTCAGAATCATCATCTTAAGAAGATCTATTAAAAAAATTGGCGGCGCTACCTTGAAAGCAGATTTTTATCATGCATTCATGGATCTAGGTTCCACAGTAGTTGCAATTATAGGAATTATTTTAGTATCATATGGTTTGTACTTTGGAGATTTTGTTGCAGCATTAATCCTAGGGATTTTACTGGCAGTACTAAGTGTGAAATTAATATACAAAACAGCATTGGATTTGACGGATGTTATATCACCAGAACTTGTAAAAAAAGTCAAAGAAATTTCAATGTCAACTGATGGTGTAGTTGATACAGGATCAATCCTCATGAGAAGATCAGGAGATACAATTTTTGCAGATATAACAATCGCCCTAAGAGGAGATACCAGTTTTGATAAGGCTCATGAAATTAGTGACAGTGTTGAAAGGAATATAAAAAATAAAATCCCTAATGCATCACCTACGATTCATTTTGAACCAAATTGGAAAGATGTCCCACTAGATGCAAAAATCTCAGACATTGCAAAGAATGTAGATGGTGTTAAAGGGGTTCATAATGTTACCACCCATAAGACAAAGGGCAAAATATATTCAAATTTACACGTGATGGTAGAAAGAGGGATTGATTTATCCTCAGCTCATAAAATTTCAGAAATAATTGAACAAAAAATTCAAGAACAAATTTCAGAAATCGAACATGTTACAATCCATCTAGAGCCATTCATTACTGTTCCAGAAAATATCAATATCGAAGATGTTGAAACTGAAGAAAAAATTAAAACTATATTGGAAAAATATCCAGATATTAAGAAAATTGGTAGAATTGTATCTTTAAAATTTGAGAATATTCTCAAAATAGATATCGACTGTTCATTTAACAAAGATTTGTCAATTGAAAAAGTTCATGATTTGACAACAGAGATTGAACACATCATTAGAACAGAAATTGATAATTCAGTAATTACAATACATCCTGAACCAATTTAG
- a CDS encoding B12-binding domain-containing radical SAM protein: protein MAGKRVVLTADRSLMTNYRGNFLYGFIACGPYEVLPEWVFDKVFCPSVETDPITGEVKVAQVGLRRIESSLIQGGYKREDVFMAHPEMLSKSIGPDTKVVGINVMDPLGMAPVTTTMSPEKLSYVAMKFKKMCASIIQLKKKYDFKVVVGGNGAWELAKSDRMKIHGIDTVVVGEADELAVDLFQDLEKNDAPELMHCFVRNLENIPVIEGPTINSLIEAMRGCGRGCDFCDVNKRSKKDLPLERLQHEAKTNLDYGFDSIWLHSDEMLLYGCDNRDFVPNRDAIVDLWKGLKGLGANFIGTTHMTFSAVAADPILMQQISHVNEQDKTGRWLATNLGIETVSPAMVKKHLGVKTKPFAPEEWGSVVREGAKILNENHWFPAATIIIGWPDETPDDVQYTIDMMSDFREMDFRGLVAPLLYQDFSEKNSMHFGNLNEAQFTLFWKCWENNLRVINDIIPIILRNKTYGPPMKVFMYGILKAGTWAIMRYLRGLCKDLFNGRTPDQIIDKYARSRSVSAPKIQTKKL from the coding sequence TTGGCTGGCAAACGTGTTGTACTTACTGCTGATCGTAGTTTAATGACAAATTATAGAGGAAATTTTCTTTATGGATTTATTGCATGTGGACCATATGAGGTTCTACCAGAATGGGTTTTTGATAAAGTATTTTGTCCTTCAGTTGAAACAGACCCAATAACAGGAGAGGTAAAAGTTGCTCAAGTAGGATTAAGAAGAATTGAGAGTTCCTTGATTCAAGGCGGATACAAAAGAGAAGATGTATTCATGGCACACCCAGAAATGCTAAGTAAATCAATTGGACCAGATACCAAAGTTGTTGGAATTAACGTAATGGATCCATTAGGAATGGCACCAGTTACTACCACCATGTCTCCAGAAAAATTATCCTATGTTGCAATGAAATTTAAAAAAATGTGTGCAAGTATTATTCAATTAAAAAAGAAATATGATTTCAAAGTTGTAGTAGGAGGCAACGGGGCATGGGAATTAGCAAAGTCAGATAGAATGAAAATACATGGAATTGATACCGTTGTTGTTGGAGAAGCAGATGAGCTAGCAGTAGACTTGTTCCAAGATTTGGAAAAAAATGATGCCCCAGAACTAATGCATTGTTTTGTAAGAAATCTTGAAAACATCCCAGTTATTGAAGGTCCAACAATCAATTCATTGATTGAAGCAATGAGAGGTTGCGGAAGAGGATGTGACTTTTGTGATGTTAACAAAAGATCAAAGAAAGATCTTCCATTAGAGAGATTACAACATGAAGCTAAAACTAACTTAGATTACGGATTTGATTCTATTTGGTTGCATTCTGATGAAATGTTACTATATGGATGTGATAATAGAGACTTTGTTCCAAACAGAGATGCAATTGTTGATTTATGGAAAGGGCTCAAAGGATTAGGTGCAAACTTTATTGGAACCACACATATGACATTTTCAGCAGTTGCTGCAGATCCTATATTGATGCAGCAAATTTCCCATGTTAATGAACAAGATAAAACAGGCAGATGGCTTGCAACTAATCTTGGGATTGAGACAGTATCACCAGCAATGGTAAAAAAACACCTCGGAGTAAAAACGAAACCATTTGCTCCTGAAGAATGGGGAAGTGTTGTAAGAGAAGGAGCAAAAATTTTAAATGAAAATCACTGGTTCCCAGCTGCCACAATCATAATTGGCTGGCCTGACGAAACTCCAGATGATGTTCAATATACAATAGATATGATGAGTGACTTTAGAGAAATGGATTTCAGAGGATTAGTAGCACCATTACTTTACCAAGACTTTAGTGAAAAGAATTCAATGCACTTTGGAAATCTAAATGAAGCACAATTTACATTATTTTGGAAATGTTGGGAGAATAACTTACGAGTCATCAATGATATCATTCCTATTATTCTTAGAAACAAGACATATGGTCCACCAATGAAGGTATTCATGTATGGAATTCTCAAAGCAGGTACATGGGCAATTATGAGATATTTGCGAGGATTATGTAAAGATCTGTTCAATGGACGAACTCCAGATCAAATTATCGACAAATATGCAAGAAGTAGATCTGTATCTGCTCCTAAAATTCAGACAAAAAAACTATAG
- a CDS encoding peptidase yields the protein MACRIVLDLKYFALVATFSILLIIPQIDAEASSNPNLFVSAENSQFDNSFSGSMVVEVIVIDPNLSNTDQGKGEPDVTINGKSLRMTQATDGSWYAYFANVDKAKQADSTVGLAGEGLDFGVFCSRNTLSSIVGISLSETDGFAIPRAATGSTNGNTSFSDCTASPTGAVLNNVVRNAKSINTNPNVPSGQIGLNTNAWPLIQLYSFNEVIIQYNPAGSPQMVSLEYDESQNISMNIDRVLYPKNAEVFLTINDFQLNQDPTDEDSWTFDVGNTPSTFYQAFDENGQNAANGWIGLVDLIPNLSKIGFEDNGKLSVNLNSVIELQSNDEQPTTSVSDGTTTYVEIITLVEDGPNSGIFDTADNNDQSILGILDSAPRGQTGSITYNKNSISVLTGSSSASVSLENPTLTIETDSQSLNPGSKIPVILVDPDQNINSDARDHLDVFRSTAIIPSITIGNPVTFQNAQDVQFHSSSPILVGGDDSNSSVPDTNSDRLVIDSSNVANGTYEMISMNLGVSASSLSSILLDVSNSNTDGTNWINYDLRSFENDYGITDFSDTSFTLSFGTLGTSSIAIIDAGDISSSQGFIQIDDSDIANISNESGMVFLVIDFDSTGSGDTLTISSEENKQPIVFDFFSFGIKNSKDVNNSIYRFELEETSDNSSTFDGTMEYSVANQLNIFDPVFIETIQPIDDQIKFIVTDRLINDKGIFISYSDLDATGVFTTTSSQSNIQTTAGMISSDSKSYRFGQPVTLTLNDPDLNLKNDLVDIYFVIDDPNSPNVDTVGKNGITLLEVLIKDIRYKRCTVDGVSYGGLGATGFTLVETGPSTGIFNGVFKMPSKICNKSGTAIISSAGGSLDAKYYDSRDNFGNANVFSLLRAPPTSYPTSAQLSTYEIVKPTAGQIEEILLSGKVDTSRRGIPLDVIITTPDGQTQNFGATLSSAGSFKSIISINENTLSGVYKINLFHNNSLVKSLSFVVSNPPIPDWIKNNAKWWSSDSVSDSEFIDGLEYLIEKGLIIVNTDSKLSISDQLIPDWIKNNAKWWADGEISDDDFVKSIQFLVKKGIIRI from the coding sequence TTGGCTTGTAGGATCGTGTTGGACTTGAAATATTTTGCTTTAGTGGCAACTTTCTCAATTTTACTGATTATTCCTCAAATTGATGCTGAAGCATCAAGTAATCCAAATCTATTTGTTTCTGCTGAGAATTCACAATTTGACAATTCTTTTTCTGGTTCAATGGTAGTTGAAGTAATAGTAATTGATCCAAATCTGTCTAATACAGACCAGGGTAAAGGCGAACCTGATGTAACAATTAATGGAAAATCATTACGAATGACTCAGGCAACTGATGGTAGCTGGTACGCATATTTTGCCAATGTGGATAAGGCAAAACAAGCAGATTCGACTGTAGGACTTGCAGGAGAGGGATTAGATTTTGGAGTATTTTGTAGTAGGAATACTTTATCGTCTATAGTAGGAATTTCTTTATCTGAAACAGATGGCTTTGCAATACCTCGCGCTGCAACTGGTTCAACTAATGGGAACACTTCCTTTTCTGACTGTACTGCATCTCCAACTGGAGCTGTGTTGAACAATGTAGTTCGTAATGCAAAGTCAATAAACACAAATCCAAATGTTCCCTCAGGACAAATTGGATTAAATACAAACGCTTGGCCTTTAATTCAACTTTATTCATTTAATGAAGTTATCATCCAATACAATCCTGCTGGTTCACCACAAATGGTTTCATTAGAATATGATGAAAGTCAAAACATTTCTATGAATATTGATAGAGTTCTTTATCCAAAGAACGCAGAGGTTTTCTTAACCATTAATGATTTTCAATTAAATCAAGATCCAACCGATGAAGATTCATGGACTTTTGATGTTGGAAATACACCATCAACATTCTATCAAGCATTTGATGAAAATGGACAAAATGCTGCAAATGGGTGGATTGGATTAGTTGATTTAATCCCTAATCTTTCAAAGATTGGGTTTGAAGATAATGGAAAACTATCTGTTAATCTAAACTCTGTAATTGAATTACAATCAAATGATGAACAACCAACTACAAGTGTATCTGATGGAACAACAACATATGTGGAAATCATTACTTTAGTTGAAGATGGTCCTAATTCTGGAATCTTTGACACTGCAGATAATAATGATCAATCTATTTTAGGAATTTTAGATAGTGCCCCAAGAGGACAAACAGGTTCTATTACATATAACAAAAATTCAATTTCAGTTCTTACAGGTTCTTCATCAGCTTCTGTCTCTTTGGAAAATCCTACATTGACTATTGAAACTGATTCTCAATCATTAAATCCAGGTAGTAAAATTCCAGTAATTTTAGTAGATCCTGATCAAAATATCAATTCTGATGCTCGTGATCATCTTGATGTTTTTCGTTCAACTGCCATTATTCCATCAATAACTATTGGAAACCCTGTAACTTTTCAAAATGCTCAAGATGTTCAATTTCATTCATCCTCACCTATTCTTGTAGGCGGTGATGATTCCAATTCGTCTGTGCCTGACACTAATTCTGACAGGCTCGTTATAGATTCATCAAATGTGGCAAATGGCACATATGAAATGATTTCAATGAATCTAGGAGTTTCGGCATCTTCTTTGTCATCTATCTTACTTGATGTTTCAAATTCAAATACAGATGGAACTAATTGGATAAATTATGATTTAAGATCTTTTGAAAATGATTATGGGATCACTGATTTTAGTGACACCTCTTTCACTCTTTCTTTTGGAACTTTAGGTACGTCTTCAATTGCCATAATTGATGCTGGTGATATTTCATCATCCCAGGGTTTTATTCAAATTGATGATTCTGACATTGCAAATATTTCTAATGAAAGTGGAATGGTATTTCTTGTAATTGATTTTGATTCAACTGGGTCTGGTGATACTTTGACTATTTCTAGTGAAGAAAATAAACAACCAATAGTATTTGATTTCTTTTCATTTGGGATTAAAAATTCAAAAGATGTGAATAATTCTATATATCGTTTTGAATTGGAAGAAACATCTGATAATTCCTCTACTTTTGATGGAACTATGGAGTATTCTGTAGCAAACCAATTAAATATTTTTGATCCTGTTTTTATTGAAACTATTCAACCAATAGATGATCAAATAAAATTCATTGTTACTGATAGACTGATTAATGACAAGGGTATTTTTATTTCATATTCTGATCTTGATGCTACTGGAGTTTTCACAACAACTTCTTCACAATCTAATATACAAACTACTGCCGGAATGATTTCTTCAGATTCTAAATCTTATAGATTTGGCCAGCCAGTAACGTTGACATTAAATGATCCTGATCTTAATTTGAAAAATGATTTAGTTGATATCTATTTTGTTATTGATGATCCCAATTCTCCAAACGTTGACACTGTTGGGAAAAATGGAATTACTTTACTTGAAGTTTTGATCAAAGATATTCGTTACAAACGTTGCACTGTAGACGGTGTAAGTTATGGCGGTTTGGGCGCTACTGGTTTTACTCTTGTAGAAACTGGACCTAGTACTGGAATTTTTAACGGGGTCTTCAAAATGCCTTCAAAAATATGTAATAAATCTGGAACTGCCATAATTTCTTCAGCAGGTGGTAGTCTTGATGCAAAATATTACGATTCTCGAGATAATTTTGGAAATGCCAATGTTTTTAGTTTGTTGCGAGCACCTCCGACATCATATCCTACCTCCGCACAACTCAGCACATATGAAATAGTAAAACCAACTGCAGGACAAATTGAAGAAATTCTTCTTTCAGGCAAAGTTGATACTTCTAGAAGAGGAATTCCTTTGGATGTAATAATCACAACTCCTGATGGACAAACTCAAAATTTTGGTGCAACTTTATCTAGTGCGGGAAGTTTCAAATCTATAATTTCCATTAATGAAAATACCTTATCTGGTGTTTATAAAATTAATTTGTTTCATAATAATTCACTTGTAAAATCTCTGTCGTTTGTAGTTTCTAATCCACCAATTCCTGATTGGATCAAAAACAATGCAAAATGGTGGTCATCTGATTCTGTTTCAGATTCAGAATTTATTGACGGACTTGAATACCTTATTGAAAAAGGTCTAATCATTGTCAATACTGATTCTAAACTTTCTATTTCTGATCAGTTGATTCCTGATTGGATCAAAAACAATGCAAAATGGTGGGCAGATGGGGAAATATCCGATGATGACTTTGTAAAATCAATTCAATTCTTGGTCAAAAAAGGTATTATTCGAATATAA
- a CDS encoding multicopper oxidase domain-containing protein, translated as MKIKSRSGIMMMSMFVIIAVSALFVALPEGINAQQEDKVFVTHSGAVVKTTGEILDPLYTSATVEFDPMEYLRDFNYGRVSQLADGTTLREYTLVARDDEIMEVSPGIFYNVWSYNGTVPGPTIRATEGDIVRIKFINHGEKEHTIHFHGIHPAGMDGVFEPVGGNGGQFVYEFEAGPVGVHPYHCHVMPLEEHIVHGLYGVFIVDPKEKRPAADEMVMVLNGLDTDFDTENNFYAANTIPFYYQHHPIQINTNELIRIYVVNMVEFDPINNFHLHGNLYKYYPTGTDIVPSFYTDMITLSQTERGIMEFEYKYPGKYLFHAHKVEFSEKGWVGIFMVNENKEGIESEGYGS; from the coding sequence ATGAAAATAAAATCTCGTTCTGGTATCATGATGATGTCTATGTTTGTAATTATTGCAGTATCTGCTCTATTTGTTGCTCTTCCTGAAGGAATCAATGCTCAACAGGAAGATAAGGTCTTTGTCACCCATAGTGGTGCTGTGGTCAAAACCACAGGAGAAATACTAGATCCTCTATACACCAGTGCAACTGTAGAATTTGATCCGATGGAGTATCTGCGGGATTTCAACTATGGGCGAGTCTCCCAACTTGCTGATGGTACTACACTAAGAGAATATACCCTTGTTGCTCGAGATGATGAAATTATGGAGGTATCTCCTGGAATATTTTATAATGTATGGTCCTATAATGGAACAGTTCCTGGACCTACAATTAGAGCAACTGAAGGTGATATTGTAAGAATCAAGTTCATTAACCATGGAGAAAAAGAACACACTATACATTTTCATGGAATTCATCCTGCTGGAATGGACGGTGTCTTTGAACCTGTAGGTGGAAATGGCGGACAATTTGTTTATGAGTTTGAAGCTGGTCCTGTTGGAGTCCATCCTTATCACTGCCATGTGATGCCTTTAGAAGAACACATTGTACATGGCCTATATGGTGTCTTTATAGTAGATCCAAAAGAAAAACGTCCTGCTGCTGATGAGATGGTGATGGTTCTAAACGGTTTGGACACTGATTTTGATACTGAAAATAATTTCTATGCTGCAAATACAATTCCATTTTATTATCAACACCATCCAATTCAGATTAACACTAACGAATTAATTCGAATTTATGTAGTCAACATGGTAGAATTTGATCCAATAAATAATTTTCACTTACATGGAAATTTGTACAAATATTATCCAACTGGAACTGACATTGTACCATCATTTTATACTGATATGATTACTTTGTCTCAAACAGAGCGAGGAATAATGGAATTTGAATACAAGTATCCGGGAAAATATTTGTTTCATGCACACAAAGTTGAGTTTTCAGAAAAAGGCTGGGTTGGAATATTCATGGTAAATGAAAACAAAGAAGGTATAGAGTCTGAAGGATATGGAAGTTAG
- a CDS encoding 30S ribosomal protein S4 — MGDPKYSRKVWKKPKRPLNYELKMEELKTLGTFGLRTKRELWKAHTELARVRKQARSLLSLRQEVRAEKEPILMNSLIRIGLVSSDSSLDDVLNLNATDLLSRRLQTIVSNKLGFKTPYQARQAVIHGHIMIGERKVDIPSYTVTVEEEDSVHFTPESKIPEMLEKTKKEEPKVVATEEETTEAPATEAPATEAPATEAPATEAPATEAPKDKSSSTE; from the coding sequence ATGGGAGATCCTAAATATTCACGTAAAGTATGGAAAAAACCAAAACGACCTCTTAATTATGAATTAAAAATGGAGGAGCTAAAAACTCTTGGAACTTTTGGATTAAGAACTAAAAGAGAATTATGGAAAGCACATACAGAATTAGCACGTGTAAGAAAACAAGCTAGATCATTGCTTTCATTAAGACAAGAAGTAAGAGCAGAAAAAGAACCAATCTTAATGAATTCTCTCATAAGAATTGGACTTGTAAGTAGTGATTCATCATTAGATGATGTGCTTAACCTAAATGCAACAGATTTACTTTCACGAAGATTACAAACTATCGTTTCAAATAAACTTGGATTTAAAACACCATATCAAGCAAGACAAGCAGTAATTCATGGTCACATAATGATTGGTGAAAGAAAAGTCGATATTCCATCATACACGGTAACAGTTGAGGAAGAAGACAGTGTTCATTTTACACCAGAATCAAAGATTCCTGAAATGTTAGAAAAAACAAAGAAAGAAGAACCAAAAGTAGTAGCAACAGAAGAAGAAACAACTGAGGCTCCTGCAACTGAGGCTCCTGCAACTGAGGCTCCTGCAACTGAGGCTCCTGCAACTGAGGCTCCTGCAACTGAAGCCCCAAAAGATAAAAGTTCTTCAACTGAATAA
- a CDS encoding ZIP family metal transporter: protein MEVSNKSSKVKLIASGVIPFVFLILLVAYIFGPGSELLDLGVPLPEISMEKVDFLNSEIQVTVRNTGPIPVEIAMADINDRIQPAAVEPDRYLERYETALVRIPFEWNEAEPYRIGLTIEDGTRFEKEIEAAAPALEPSFELLGFFAIIGTYVGIIPVMIGLLWLPFIRRISRQKYHFFLALTAGLLLFLGIDSIEEALEVSNESLSGSFNGVLLVATVLILSFLGLYYTGEKLVSRAKSSRITKPVAIALMISIGIGLHNFGEGLAIGAAVGLGSIAFSTFLIIGFALHNTTEGIAIAAPLSREKKVIGKLVAMGLIAGAPAIFGAWIGGFVYSPFTSVVFLAIGAGAIFQVILTILKWIREQGDKNLSSAAVASGFAIGMVIMYLTSILV, encoded by the coding sequence ATGGAAGTTAGTAACAAGTCCTCGAAAGTGAAACTGATTGCAAGTGGTGTAATTCCATTTGTGTTTTTAATCCTCCTGGTTGCATACATTTTTGGACCTGGATCTGAATTATTGGATTTGGGTGTTCCATTACCTGAAATATCTATGGAAAAAGTTGATTTCCTAAATTCTGAAATTCAAGTTACTGTTAGAAACACTGGTCCTATACCTGTTGAAATTGCAATGGCTGACATCAATGATAGAATACAACCTGCAGCAGTTGAACCTGATAGATATTTAGAACGATATGAGACAGCTCTTGTTCGAATTCCTTTTGAATGGAATGAGGCAGAACCCTATAGGATTGGATTAACAATTGAGGATGGAACTAGATTTGAAAAAGAGATTGAAGCCGCAGCTCCTGCATTAGAACCAAGCTTTGAGCTTTTAGGATTTTTTGCAATAATTGGAACTTATGTTGGAATAATTCCAGTAATGATTGGTTTGCTTTGGTTGCCATTTATCAGAAGAATTAGCAGACAAAAATACCATTTCTTTTTGGCACTAACTGCTGGACTATTATTATTTTTAGGAATTGATTCTATTGAAGAAGCATTAGAGGTTTCAAATGAAAGTCTTTCAGGTAGCTTTAACGGAGTATTACTTGTTGCAACTGTTTTGATATTATCATTCCTTGGATTGTATTATACTGGTGAAAAATTAGTAAGTAGAGCAAAATCATCTAGGATAACAAAGCCTGTTGCAATTGCACTGATGATATCAATTGGTATTGGTCTTCATAACTTTGGTGAAGGGCTTGCAATAGGAGCTGCTGTAGGTCTTGGATCTATTGCCTTTAGTACATTTTTGATTATAGGTTTTGCACTGCATAATACAACTGAAGGTATTGCAATAGCTGCACCATTGTCTAGAGAGAAAAAAGTGATTGGAAAACTCGTTGCCATGGGATTAATTGCTGGAGCTCCTGCTATTTTTGGTGCATGGATAGGTGGATTTGTTTATTCTCCATTTACATCAGTGGTATTTTTGGCAATTGGAGCAGGGGCAATATTTCAAGTCATTCTCACAATTCTAAAGTGGATTCGAGAACAGGGAGACAAAAATCTATCAAGCGCTGCAGTTGCTTCTGGTTTTGCAATTGGAATGGTCATCATGTATCTGACTAGTATCTTGGTCTAA
- a CDS encoding CFI-box-CTERM domain-containing protein produces the protein MKMKLSGFLAFALLSISILSYGVSDVAFAASDPNPALPISTNIDIASNGATVTITGSIKDYDSSSGKGLTFIITSPDNNIVGIGQLTPSSDGSFTKSIVAGGPLWKLNGDYNFEFHYGADDSTVVVNYVGGEQVVSGQPEPEPKPEPKPEPKPEPTPEPEPTPEPEPTPEPEPEPTCGAGTQLVNGICQVVKTEEPKGGGCLIATAAYGTELAPQVQFLREIRDNTVMSTSSGSAFMSGFNQLYYSFSPTIADMERENPMFQEAVRAFITPMVSTLSIMTLAEDGSEVEVLGLGISVIALNLGMYIAAPALIGFKVNQIIKSRK, from the coding sequence ATGAAAATGAAGCTATCTGGATTCTTAGCATTTGCTTTATTATCTATTTCAATTCTATCTTATGGTGTTAGCGATGTTGCATTTGCAGCAAGTGATCCAAATCCTGCATTACCTATATCTACTAATATTGACATTGCTTCAAATGGTGCAACTGTAACAATAACTGGAAGTATCAAAGATTATGATTCTTCATCTGGAAAAGGACTTACATTTATCATAACTTCACCTGATAATAATATAGTAGGAATTGGTCAATTGACTCCTAGTTCTGATGGTTCATTTACCAAAAGTATTGTTGCCGGTGGTCCACTTTGGAAACTGAATGGTGATTATAATTTTGAATTTCATTATGGCGCAGATGATTCTACAGTTGTTGTAAATTATGTTGGTGGAGAGCAAGTTGTTAGTGGTCAACCAGAACCAGAACCAAAACCAGAACCAAAACCAGAACCAAAACCAGAACCAACACCTGAGCCAGAACCAACACCTGAGCCAGAACCAACACCTGAGCCTGAGCCAGAACCAACATGTGGGGCTGGAACTCAATTAGTAAATGGAATTTGTCAAGTTGTAAAAACTGAAGAACCAAAAGGTGGTGGTTGCTTAATTGCTACAGCAGCATATGGAACTGAATTAGCACCACAAGTTCAATTCCTTAGAGAGATTAGGGATAACACTGTAATGAGTACATCATCTGGATCAGCATTTATGTCTGGATTTAACCAATTATACTATTCATTCTCACCAACAATTGCTGACATGGAAAGAGAAAATCCAATGTTCCAAGAAGCAGTTAGAGCATTTATCACTCCAATGGTTTCAACATTATCTATAATGACTTTGGCTGAAGATGGTTCAGAAGTTGAAGTTTTAGGACTGGGTATTTCTGTAATTGCTTTGAACTTGGGAATGTATATTGCAGCACCAGCATTAATTGGATTCAAAGTTAATCAAATCATTAAATCTAGAAAATAA
- a CDS encoding 30S ribosomal protein S13: MSAQEYRHIVRIVGNDIRGEKKMVIGLTQIKGLGFMFATAILDTLKINPNSNIGNLTDENVQAIEKVITDPIGSNIPIWFLNRRKDIETGADLHLLTSDIPFTLRNDIERERIAASWRGYRHLSGLKVRGQRTRTSGRKGGAVGVAKGGLAAPVKKGGAGAPAAPTAEGAAAPAAEGAAAPAAETPAAAPAKEKKE, translated from the coding sequence TTGAGCGCACAAGAATACAGACACATTGTCAGAATTGTAGGAAACGATATCCGTGGAGAAAAGAAGATGGTTATCGGATTAACCCAAATTAAGGGTCTTGGCTTTATGTTTGCAACAGCTATTCTTGATACTCTAAAAATTAATCCAAATTCCAATATCGGTAATCTTACAGATGAAAATGTTCAAGCAATTGAAAAAGTAATTACAGATCCTATTGGAAGTAATATTCCAATCTGGTTCCTTAACAGAAGAAAAGATATTGAAACTGGTGCAGATTTACATTTGTTAACATCAGATATTCCATTTACATTAAGAAATGATATTGAAAGAGAAAGAATTGCTGCAAGTTGGAGAGGTTATCGTCATCTAAGTGGTCTAAAAGTTAGAGGACAGAGAACTAGAACTTCAGGTAGAAAAGGCGGAGCAGTTGGTGTCGCTAAAGGTGGATTGGCAGCTCCAGTCAAGAAAGGTGGTGCAGGAGCTCCAGCAGCTCCAACAGCAGAAGGTGCAGCAGCTCCAGCAGCAGAAGGTGCAGCAGCTCCAGCAGCAGAAACACCAGCAGCAGCTCCAGCAAAGGAGAAAAAAGAATAG